AACTACTGCCACTTGAAATATCAAGTTTAACAGTACCTGATTCTGGAGAATGCTTTAACATTTTCCCTTAATGTGTGCTCATCTTCAGCTCCTGCAGCATAAAAATCATAATACATCTTGGGAAGAGCTCGACGAGCCAATTCTTGATACTCATTTACATTAACGGGCTCGCTTGCCATCTACTCTGCAAAGAAATCGGTTTTCAACTTTTCATCACACAATTTTGGAGCTCAGTACATCTCAGTTTTTTATGCAAAGACTAACATAAACCGGTTTTGTAATCAACAGGTTACATATAATATAACCTGGAAATCAATGTGAGCTATGCTTACACTATTCTCTCTTATTAAAAAAATCAGTACTCCAAGATATTCCAACAGGATCCTTGAAACTTGAAGTGTTTTAGCAGAATTGGTTGTCACATGGTCTCAGCCCCCCTACCCTAACTAAGATCATCAGATAATTTTACAGGGAAAAAAACCCCTCCAAATTTCCAAATATTCAGGCTGTTTGTATCATCTCTTTGTCACTATATTAGAGAAGATGACAATTTTTCCCTGATATCCTAATATAAATATATGTGACTATTAATTAGTCAAAAAAAGGGAGTAATACCTTATTATAGTAGTAAACATAGCTCTTACCTGATGTAATAAAGTCATCCAGATTGATTCTGTTGTTAAATATAGAAACTGATCTCAGGACTTGTTCAGTTGTTCTTGCTTCTTTACTTTCATTTTCAAGAAatgattaaaattaatcattGTTTTTGAGTGTTTTGACTACAATTCATAAATTGCCAGTAATATAAAGCAGGCAACCAGGCACTACTCACCATAAATAATTACTTGTAGTAATTAAAATTAACGcgtaaatgaactatgaaatgaTAAATTTAGACACAGATTGCTACCAGTAAAAAATGGAGTTTAATCTCCAGCTctttttcataaaatttaaatcaaaatttaaatttgAGCACATACCTGATATTGATGGTTGATGATAAACTTGAGAAGTTGGAAAAGAGAGAACTTTGTAAATTAAGAtggaattggttttgatgaggTACAGTATATAGGAAATATGGGGACCATCATCTTTTGTCCTACACTAGCTTGAGTGTCAAAACTTTTCACGGGTCGGTTCGCACCATTTTACTATATGCTCGTTTATGTTCATTTATTTAACAATGAACTGATCTAGAACAAGTTATGCAACTCATATAATACTTTAGTTTAGGCCTGGCACAGCCTGGTCCTGAAATATTTTATTCAGGACCTCTCCCTGGCTTGGCCTGACTTGATGCCTAAACCGAATTAGCGCGGCCTACTACATAGAACCATGTACTGTAAATTCACTGCAATATAGTATTGTCATACCTAGAAGAAGCATAATATAAGCTTCTAGTTCAAGTTGGTTATGGTTGAAATATTTACAGAAAAACTTGGTCATGCTTTACACAGTAACTCTTTTCTTTGAAAGTTGGAAACATTCAGTTGATATATCAAAATGTAGGGAGAGGAATCCCATCAAAATGTAACTCAAGCCGAATTTCATACCAGATACAATTTATCATAGTTCCAGTAAATTCAACATTAGTTCCTATCAGACACGTGCAAAAACTTGCAGCGAGTACCATAGTAGCACCTGCCTTTAGGATAGTGACGACACAGCTGCTGCTGATGATTTTGACCGTGCTGAGGGTGCTGATAATTATTTGATAACGCCATAATATAGTGGGCAGAAGTTATGAAGCTCTCATTTTCAGAAAAACGTGACATTGGCCTCTGACTGAAGTTGCAGGTTGATGTGCTTGATGCTTTCTGCTGGAATGAGTTAGGTGGTTGAACAGAATTCTTGTTGTACTCCATATAATACTGTTGTCTTGAATGTTGTTGTAACTGTGGTCTGCTATGCTGAAGTTGTGGAGGGCCATGGTGAGATAGAGATGAATTTTGATCTTTGAATGCAAAGCACACTCGTGAAGTTGGCACTCGGTGTAAATCAGAAGGTGGCATGCTTGGTTTATTCTGCTGGGATGGCTGTAACATAGGTAACCCTGCATATAAATTCTCTTTATCTACTTTaatttgctgctgctgctgctgctgctgctgttgtgttTTCTTTACCACTGTTTGTTTCTTCTGAGCCTTGCTTTCTACATTTCTTGAATCATGGTTGGAGATATGATCTGTTGCATTTCTGCAGAAGAGTAATACCAACTTTCTAAGTGAAATTGAACCGGCCAACTCTCATCTCTGTGCTTATATTATATTTCAACATTAAGAATTCAGAAACAAGTCATAATCAATGTACCTGGTGCCTTTGAGTTCCTTCCTGGATATCTTTTTCTGAATTCGGACTTCTCTATTTGAGCGAGCTGCATTACCCCTGCTGTGCTTTTCGTTCAAAACTCGCTGTCTTTCAGATTCGTCTTCCCATCTCTGCAGTAGACAGACAATTCCAGCAATTTTCTAAGTAATTAACATCTACTGATCTACGCATAAAAATTCAGAATGGGAAGTGTCAACACAGTGCGTTAGTTGCCCACCTGCCTCAATGTGTTTAATCTGTAGAGGTTTCTGCCCTTAATTAGAAGGGGATGAAGTGGAGGCAGTGGTTTTTGGCCTTTACTCCATAAAACTTCAACCTGACAATAGAAAGGTGTTCAGCATAAAAGGTCTGCAAGCATTTTTGCTTCCATAACAAATGATAATGAAGCAAAGAAAGATTTTGGCAATTGAAGATGGTCAACCATAAAAATTCAAAGTGTTGCTCGTTCGAGGTCGCTTTTCTGTCATGAGAAAGTGTTGCTCTTTTTTAAGGGTCAGTGTATTCCGTCGATGGTCGATGATGATTTTCTGTTGGTTTTGTTTAAAGGGAGTCAATTAGGTTGGTCACCCTGCCCACAAAGATCTTTCCTGAAGTCAATAGTGTTAAACCACCAGTTAGGTCGGGGTATTATACAGCAGGTCAATTTGATGATATTCCAAGTTTCAGGGGTGTAATTTATCCCTTGGATAGACTTGGGAAGTTGTATAGTATGTTTACTAATATGTGTCATGAATTCAGCACTAACGCTTTGTTTGGAAGAAAGGAAtgggaaggaaaagaaaaatatagttTCCTATATTTGGTTCCAAAAAATCTTATGGGATTTGATGGGAAAATAAGGGAAATGGAAGGAAAACATCACTGACAAAATTTTCAATCTCCTTTCCTCCCAAAAGTGGGGGAATTtggaagggaaaaaaatttaaaagttgTTAAATAATTTTCCTTTCTTTTACCCTCAATTCCTTCCATCAAAACAaacaacgaaaaataaattttctttccattcttttcctttttccctttctttttccCTTCCCTTCCTTAAGTAAAAATGTACCAAACAAAGCCTAAATTAGAGAGTCCGTTAAAAGTTTCCTACAGGGCACAAGTATTTTATGCTATTCTCAGATTATCCACCATTTACAAGTAATATCCATTTTAAGGCTACTTGATCCCATTAGGGGAACATAATGGATACAGTATTATGAGCTAAATagggtttggactttggagtgTAAATGTGCAGTGATGTTGCACGGAAAATTCAATGATTGTCAATTCGGCAGAGTATATTCCCAGTTCATTTTCTCACCATGCAGCAGGTAGGTACATACAGCATAGTGAAATAAGAAATAGTATGCTAAGCATGGATTTAGAACTAACAGTAAATGTATGCTGCTGCTTGGCAGCACCATAACTTTCTTTCACAATACGACCAGCAACTATTCTTTTACCGCATGGAGGGCCAGTAGCACTCCTTGAGACGATACTGAACCTGCAACGAGCAATTCCATGGTTGAAGCAAGATTCAAAGAATCTAACGACAGTACATACAAAAAGTAAAAGGATTTTCAGAAGAAAACACAACAACATTGCAAAGCCAAAAGGAAAATTACCCTTCATAAACAGTTTGTTCAAACATCACAATGTCCCCCATACAGGCATCACCTGCACAAATCGCCCCCTAACAATCAAATTAAAGTATTGCAAAATATTTACAGAAGCAGGAAAAATAAAGCTACATTGTTGCACATCAAAATCATAGGGCACACTAGAGTTTTGCTTATAGTAATAGCGTCTACATAAACGCTAAACATGATCTTTTTAGATGTTTTCGTACTCAGGACGAATTGACTAAGTATTTACTTGACCCTGTTAATGTTTCGACCCTAGCTAGCTAAATTCAACATGATCCCAATGATGCTCAGTAAATGAAATTCAAAAGCATCCACTTACCCTTGCAGTTCAACACAAAGCTTGATGGTGGGTACTTTTTTTCTCCTCCCCCATTTAGAATCCTGATAATCAAATCCAAGCAAAAACAGAAACATCTCAATAAATTTCAACACATTGTAAAGGAAAATAACACAGCTGCAAAAATTTGTTACAAATGGTCAATGAACACATGCAACATTACTCTGAATGCTCCTTAATTCTTTGAATAAGGGTGTCTTTCTTCCCAGTCAATCTCAACCCATGTTTCCTCAAATACACCTTACATTGTTCCACCTTCAATTTCTCTACCAGCCCACCTGCCAATATAACAATTAACAACTTTATTACGGGCatgttcattttttgtttcaacATGATTAATATCGGACTAATTGTAAGCTCATTATACAACATACGAAATATATCATATGATTTTTAAATCTTAAAACCGAAAATTGAATACGAACAGTGATACCCTAAACATTTCAAATTGCTTACCGTCAATAACTTTCTGAATTTCCTCAAGATCCTTAATATCTTTGATTCCAAGCTTCGGCGCACTCGTTTCCTCCGTAACTGAGATCTCATCATCATCTCTGCAACTCGAAAAGGTTTGAAAATTGTTATATCATCTGAAGTACCTGTAAAATTGAATTCTGACCAAAACCCTAAATAAATGATTATAAAGGAGGGAATTCACCCAGAATTCGACCTTGAATTGACTGATAGATTGATGAAATTGGATTGAGCTTTATCAAGAGCATGAATGTAGGAAGGGTCTTCTTCAGAATCATCTGAATCAAATTCATCGTAATCGGAATCTTCCATTTCAGTATAGTCATCTTCTTCTAATTCAATGGGGTTTTGAGCATTTCCGTGAGATTTCGCCATTTGTAGGTACAATCAAAAGATAGTTAAGGAGAAGATTTTAGGTATATGAAAGGGGACGAGGACGACCGTTGCGACTTGCGAGTTTTTGAAATGGACTAATGGAATTGGAGTACGATATTGGAATTTGGAATACCAGCACTGTGggaaagagttttttttttctttttttttaaataagaataatataTTAGGAGCCCTCCGCACGATCACTGTCTAAAATGGAAAGTAATTGGGGACCAACATTGTGTTGCTAATTAAGTGACCAACATTTGCGATTCAGTATGTTGTTCGGTTAGCTTCTCGGTAAATGTGCTTTATTTCCCAATTGTCGAAAAAAGTGAGAGTATCCTTGATATCTTTGATGATGTTATGAAGTTTCCACGGGATGCTCCAAGTTCTTTTGACTGAGTTAATAACCATTAGATTGTCACCTTCAATACTTAGATTCTTGATGTTGAGGCGTTTTGCTTCCTGAAGTCCTTTGTGAAGAGCACACACTTCTGCCATGAACACTTGCGTAATTCCTAGATTGCGCGTGTGGGCTGTGATAGAAGAGTCGTTGTTGTTGCGGATGATAAATCCAGCTGCTGATAATAAAACTTTACAGGATCCGTCAAAGTTAATTGAGCTTGAACGTACCCGGTGGAGGTGGGTACCATCGAACTAGAATTGGTGGAGTGTGTTTAtttggtgtgtgtgtgtgaagtGAAAGGGGTACACTTAAGTTGATGCAAGTCGATA
This sequence is a window from Spinacia oleracea cultivar Varoflay chromosome 1, BTI_SOV_V1, whole genome shotgun sequence. Protein-coding genes within it:
- the LOC110804266 gene encoding zinc finger CCCH domain-containing protein 62, with the protein product MAKSHGNAQNPIELEEDDYTEMEDSDYDEFDSDDSEEDPSYIHALDKAQSNFINLSVNSRDDDEISVTEETSAPKLGIKDIKDLEEIQKVIDGGLVEKLKVEQCKVYLRKHGLRLTGKKDTLIQRIKEHSEILNGGGEKKYPPSSFVLNCKGDACMGDIVMFEQTVYEGFSIVSRSATGPPCGKRIVAGRIVKESYGAAKQQHTFTVEVLWSKGQKPLPPLHPLLIKGRNLYRLNTLRQRWEDESERQRVLNEKHSRGNAARSNREVRIQKKISRKELKGTRNATDHISNHDSRNVESKAQKKQTVVKKTQQQQQQQQQQIKVDKENLYAGLPMLQPSQQNKPSMPPSDLHRVPTSRVCFAFKDQNSSLSHHGPPQLQHSRPQLQQHSRQQYYMEYNKNSVQPPNSFQQKASSTSTCNFSQRPMSRFSENESFITSAHYIMALSNNYQHPQHGQNHQQQLCRHYPKGRCYYGTRCKFLHVSDRN